CAGTCGCGTTCCAGCCAGAGGTTTCGCTCCAGCGATTTGGCCACGCCGTAACGCGCCTCGAAAGCGGGCGATATCTTCAGCACCACCGGCTGGCCTACGTGGCCTTCCACCTGGTTCACGAAGGTCATCAGCTCGCTTTCCAGCCGAGCCTCGCTCATCGGGTCTTCGCAATCGCTCGCCAGCCGGTCCAGCGCGATGACGGGCGGCAGCAGGCGCGTGTCGCGCGGCACGATGGTGACGAGGTTTGCCGACTGTGCCTCGGCCGAGGAGCACGGGTCGTAATCGTGCACGATCCCCACCGGCAGGGGGGAGGCGCTGGCCACGCGGAAATTCGCGCCGAACTGCGCATCGCGCTCATCCGCCCCGCGGCTTGCCTCCAGATAGGCAAAACCCGCGCCCTGTGCTGCCAGTCCTGCGAAATCGACCGCGCCTTCCCGCGCGCCGACAATCACGCCCTGCACCGGATATTGCGCGGCGTCGGGTGTCCAGTGGATTGCCCGCCACCAACCGTAGGCACTGCCGGCCAGCGCCAGCAGCAGCACGGCTGCCAGCAGCCTGCCCTTCCAGCGCCCCTTCCTGCGTCGCGCCATGCCTGCCGCTCAGCCCTTGATGTGGAGGACGCAGAGCAGCGTGAAGAGCCGCCGCGCGGTGGCGAAGTCCGTGTCCACCTTGCCGTCCAGCGCGTCCATCAGGTGGCGCGTGCCGCGATCGTGGATACCGCGCCGGGCCATGTCGATTGTCTCGAGTTCGGGCGCGGAGGCCTGCCGCAGCGCCTTGTAGTAACTGTCGCAAATGGCGAAATATTCGCGGATGACGCGGCGGAAACGCGTGGTGCCGAGCGCGATCAAGCCCGCTTCCTCACCCTTGGCATCGTGGATCGCCAGTTCCAGCCGCGCCTCTCGCACCGCCAGCTTCAAGTCCCACGGGCCAACATGACCATTTTCCGCCGCGCGCACGGGGGTGAAGCTGTTGTCCTCCACCAGGTCGCGCAGCGCCACCTCGCGTTCGCGGGCCACGGTTTCGCTCCGGCGCAATATGCTCGTCTCGTCGAGCGTGATGGTGGCGATGCGATTGGTATCCATGGTCTGTCGGCCCCAGCTTTTGCAGAGCCACGCGGGGGCGGCAAGCGTCATCCCCGCTATCCACAGGCTGGCATGCGCAATCGGCGGCCTTGTGGACTTGCGGCAACATGCGCTTGGCCCCATCAGGGGCGGATGGCCGATGAAGACCTCCTGATCCGTGCAGCAACCCAGACCCCGACCTCCGAATCAGGTGGCGAATCGGGCGGCCGGTCCCTGCCCGCCAACCCGGAAGCGGAAGCCACCTTCCTGGGCGCGGTGCTGATCGACAACCGGCTGCTGGAAGAGCTGCCCATAGCGCTGCATCCGGACCATTTCTTCGAGCCGCTGCATGGCCGCATTTACGAGCGGATCCTTGTCCTGATCGACAAGCAGATGGTGGTCACTCCGGTCACGCTGAAGCCCTATTTCGAAGCGGACGAGGCGCTGAAGGAGCTGGGCGGCACCGGCTATCTGGCGCGGCTGACGGCCGATGGGCAGGGCCTGCTGGCCCCGCGCGAATTGGCCCAGCAGATCTACGACCTCGCCCTGCTGCGAGAGCTTGTGAGCGTGGGCCGCGAGCTGGTTGAAGGCGCGCTCGACACCTCGGACGAAGTGGAGCCGATGCGCCAGATCGAACAGGCCGAAGCCAGCCTGTTCCGCGTGGCCGAAGGCGCAGCCGGCACGAAAGATGCCGACAGCTTCCGCGGCGCGACGAGCAAGGCGCTGGAGATGATCGAGACCGCGATCAATTCCGGCGGCCATATCAGCGGCAAGACGACCGGCCTTTCCAGCGTGAACGAGAAGATCGGCGGCCTGCACGATTCCGACCTCATCATACTCGCCGGACGCCCGGGCATGGGCAAGACCTCGCTCGCCACAAATATCGCCTTCAATTGCGCGGACCGATATTTGCGCGACAAGCGCGACGGGATCGAGAAGACCGTGGGTGCGGGCGTCGCCTTCTTCAGCCTGGAAATGTCGAGCGACCAGCTCGCCACGCGTATCCTGGCAGAGCAGGCCGGTATCAGCTCCGAAGCTCTGCGCATGGGCAAGATCAGCCGCGACGACTTCCAGCAGCTGTCCTATGCCAGCCAGCGCCTCGCCGAATTGCCGCTCTATATCGACGATACGCCTGCCCTCACCATCGGCGCGCTGCGCACCCGCGCGCGGCGACTGAAACGGCGGCACGAGATCGGGCTGATCGTGGTCGATTACCTGCAGCTGCTGCAGGGATCGGGCCGCGCCAACGACAACCGCGTGAACGAGATTTCGGAAATCTCGCGCGGCCTGAAGACGCTGGCCAAGGAATTGGAAGTGCCGGTCATCGCGCTCTCCCAGCTCAGCCGCGCGGTGGAACAGCGCGACGACAAGAAGCCCATGCTGTCCGACCTGCGCGAATCCGGCTCTATCGAGCAGGACGCCGACATGGTCTGGTTCGTCTTCCGCGAAGACTATTACGTCGCCCTGCGCGAGCCGAAGATGCCCACCGCGACGGACGATCCCAGGACCATCGAAACGCACCAGGCGTGGTCGCAGGAAATGGAACGCGTGCACGGCCTTGCCGAGCTGATCGTGGCCAAACAGCGCCACGGCTCAACCGGCCGCGTACGGCTGCGCTTCGAACCCAAGATCACCCGCTTCAGCGACCTTGCCGAAGACGATTACCAAGGCGATTACGAATAAGCGTAATTCGGGCCGGACCCCGCTCGTCCTGAGCCCGTCGAAGGGCGTCACGCAGCACCCTTCGGAAGCGTAGCTGGCCCGGAGCGTCACAAGCTCAGGGTGAGCGGAAATGGTTCCGGCTACAGCCCCAGGTTCAGCCGCCGGCTGACGGTGTAATCCATCACGTTGCACAGCAGCCAGCCGAGGTTCCAGCGGAAGCGGTTCCACAAGGTCGCTCGCTTGGCGTGTTCTTCGGGCGTGATGCGCTTGGACGCGGCGATCTGGTGGTCCAGGAATTCGCGCATCTTTGCGGCGAGATCAGCGTCCTCGATCCGCAGCATCACTTCCAGGTTCAGGTACAGGCTGCGCATGTCGAAATTGGCGCTGCCGACATAGACGATATCGTCAAGCACCACGAGCTTGGTGTGCAGCTTGCACGGGCGGAATTCCCAGATCTTGGACCCGCGCTTCAGCAGGTAATCGTACAGCGAGCGGGTGGCGCCCAGCGTCGCGTTGTTATCGCTCTTGCCCGCCATCAGAAGGCGCGCCTCGCCCCGGTCCGCGATGTCGCCGATGCGTTTCAACAGGCGTTTCGGCGGGCTGAAATAGGCCATGAACATGTCTAGCCGCTTGCCGCGCATCAGGTCTTCGCTGACGCAGCGCGCCCAGGTGGAAAGGCCGCGCGTGGGTCCGCCGACCAGCCATCTCAGAACGCCCTCGCCCCACTCCCATTCCTTCACCGTCTTGCGGATGGCCCGGAAATGCGCCTCGTCATCGTCGGTCCAGTCCTTTAGGCGTCCGAACCAGTCCACCAGACCTTCGACCGCGCTGCCTTCCAGCCTGATGCCGATGTCGTTCCAGCCGTTTTCCTCCGGCGGGGCGAAGTAATCATCCTCGATATTAAAGCCGCCGAACATGGCGCGCTCATCATCCACGATCACCATCTTCTGGTGGTTGCGGATGAGGTAGCGCTGCGTGCGGCGCGGGCTGAAGCGGCAGACTGAGCCGCCAGCACGCTTCAGCCGGTCGAAGAACTGCTCGCTGGCCTCTGCCCCGAAGCCATCGACCAGCAGCACGGTATCGACGCCCCGCTCCGCTGCTTCTGCCAGCGCATCGCGCAGTTCCTCGCCAATGCCATCCTCGGCATAGATGTAGAACACGACCTTCAGGCTGGTCCTTGCGGACTTCACCAGCTCCAGCAGCGCCGCACGCCGGTCCTTGCCGGCGGGATAGAAGGTAAGCGACTGGCCCTGCGCCTCGGCGCTGAAGGGGTCCATATCGCTGTAATCGAAGGTCGTCTCGCTATCGGCCATCGGGCTGCTGTGGCATGCCGCCGCCCCGCTGAAAACCTTGACTTGTCGTGCACTGCAGCATAGCTGGGACGCTTTCCTGCACTGTCAGAAGATTCAAGGAGTGCCCGATGGCGCGCGTTACCGTCGAAGATTGCGTCGACAAGGTCCCCAACCGTTTCGATCTCGTCCTGCTGGCTGCCCAGCGCGCACGGGAGATTTCCGGCGGTGCGGAGCTGACCATCGACCGTGACCGGGACAAGAACCCCGTCGTGGCCCTGCGCGAAATCGCTGAGCAGACGGTAAAGCCGAAGGCGCTGAGCGAATCGCTGACTCAGAGCATGCAGCGCGTCCTGCCGGATGACGAAGACGAGGCCGATGACGTGGCATCGCTGACCCAGTCGGCCGAAGCCATGCGCCTGTCCGCCGCCGCACCGACACGCTCCACCAGCATCGGTGCCGATTACGAAGGCTGACGCTTTCGCGCACTGCGCATGAAAAAGGGCCGCTTCCTGTCACGGGAAGCGGCCCTTTTCATTTGCGGCGTGGGAGGCGTTGGCGGCAGAGTCAGTCCGTCCCGCGGCCCGTTTCTGCCTGCAGTTCGTCAATCAGCTGCGAGGCTTCGGCCTTGGTCAGTCCGGTATCGTAACGATCGGGCGTGCCTGCCTCCTCGCACAAGGTCTTCAGATAACTCGCTTGCGCGCCGGTCATGCGCTCGTCACCCGTGGTCCAGTTCTCCGGATCCTTCTGCGCGTTGGAGGCGGGATCGGACTTCGGGTGCTCTGATACTTGCGGTGCAGTCATGGGGAATCTCCTTTCCCAACCAACGGCGCTGTTCCGCATCTGTTCCGTTAAATTGCACCTCGACCGGGCCAGTATTGCGGGTTACGCTGGCGCGATCGCAGGGGGTTCTAGGATGAGCGACATTACGGACGGGATCGGCACGGCCATCGAGGGCGGCGTCCTCGCGCGCGTCGTGGAGCCCGATGCTTCCGGCCATCCGGTCCAGACGCCGCTGGACGAAGGCGGGCACTGGCAGGAGAAAAACTGCCTGAATTGCGAAACGCCACTCAAGGGCGCGCATTGCCACAATTGCGGCCAGCGGGCCCATCTGCATCGCACTCTGGGCGCTTTCTTCCATGACCTGATGCACGGTGTGCTGCATTTCGAAGGGAAGCTATGGCGCACCCTGCCCAAGCTCGCCTGGCAGCCGGGGAAGCTGACACGCGAATATATCGACGGGAAGCGCGCGCGCTACATCTCGCCCATCGCGCTGTTCCTGTTCGTCATCTTCATCACCTTCGCCCTGATCAGCCTGGCCGGCGGGATCGGCAAGATCGAACAGGGCCCGGACATCGCGACCGAGGACGAGGTGATCGAGACGGTCGCTGAGATCGACCGCCGGGTCGAGGACTTCAGCACGACCATCGACGACCCCGAAACCGAGCCTGCAAGGGCTGCCGAACTGCGCGAGGAAATCGCCACGCTGCAGGCGGAGCGGGTCTTCTTTGCCAAGCTGGCGGAGATGTACCAGGACGGCGAAATTCCGGTTGAGCCGGAACTGCAGTTCGATCCGGCGACCGACCCCTCGGCGGCCGAATGGATCAACACGCGGTGGAAGGAAGCCAAGGCCAATCCGAACCTGCTGATCTACAAATTGCAGACAAATTCCTACAAGCTCAGCTGGCTGCTGATCCCGCTCAGCCTGCCCTTCATGTGGCTGCTGTT
This genomic interval from Paraurantiacibacter namhicola contains the following:
- a CDS encoding UPF0262 family protein → MDTNRIATITLDETSILRRSETVAREREVALRDLVEDNSFTPVRAAENGHVGPWDLKLAVREARLELAIHDAKGEEAGLIALGTTRFRRVIREYFAICDSYYKALRQASAPELETIDMARRGIHDRGTRHLMDALDGKVDTDFATARRLFTLLCVLHIKG
- a CDS encoding glycoside hydrolase family 25 protein — encoded protein: MARRRKGRWKGRLLAAVLLLALAGSAYGWWRAIHWTPDAAQYPVQGVIVGAREGAVDFAGLAAQGAGFAYLEASRGADERDAQFGANFRVASASPLPVGIVHDYDPCSSAEAQSANLVTIVPRDTRLLPPVIALDRLASDCEDPMSEARLESELMTFVNQVEGHVGQPVVLKISPAFEARYGVAKSLERNLWLERDWLEPDYAGRPWTLWTANSQLHGKASEEPIRWVVLQP
- a CDS encoding replicative DNA helicase, producing MADEDLLIRAATQTPTSESGGESGGRSLPANPEAEATFLGAVLIDNRLLEELPIALHPDHFFEPLHGRIYERILVLIDKQMVVTPVTLKPYFEADEALKELGGTGYLARLTADGQGLLAPRELAQQIYDLALLRELVSVGRELVEGALDTSDEVEPMRQIEQAEASLFRVAEGAAGTKDADSFRGATSKALEMIETAINSGGHISGKTTGLSSVNEKIGGLHDSDLIILAGRPGMGKTSLATNIAFNCADRYLRDKRDGIEKTVGAGVAFFSLEMSSDQLATRILAEQAGISSEALRMGKISRDDFQQLSYASQRLAELPLYIDDTPALTIGALRTRARRLKRRHEIGLIVVDYLQLLQGSGRANDNRVNEISEISRGLKTLAKELEVPVIALSQLSRAVEQRDDKKPMLSDLRESGSIEQDADMVWFVFREDYYVALREPKMPTATDDPRTIETHQAWSQEMERVHGLAELIVAKQRHGSTGRVRLRFEPKITRFSDLAEDDYQGDYE
- the rpoZ gene encoding DNA-directed RNA polymerase subunit omega, which gives rise to MARVTVEDCVDKVPNRFDLVLLAAQRAREISGGAELTIDRDRDKNPVVALREIAEQTVKPKALSESLTQSMQRVLPDDEDEADDVASLTQSAEAMRLSAAAPTRSTSIGADYEG
- a CDS encoding DUF3667 domain-containing protein, producing the protein MSDITDGIGTAIEGGVLARVVEPDASGHPVQTPLDEGGHWQEKNCLNCETPLKGAHCHNCGQRAHLHRTLGAFFHDLMHGVLHFEGKLWRTLPKLAWQPGKLTREYIDGKRARYISPIALFLFVIFITFALISLAGGIGKIEQGPDIATEDEVIETVAEIDRRVEDFSTTIDDPETEPARAAELREEIATLQAERVFFAKLAEMYQDGEIPVEPELQFDPATDPSAAEWINTRWKEAKANPNLLIYKLQTNSYKLSWLLIPLSLPFMWLLFPFSRKFRLYDHTVFVTYSIAFMTFLLVLVSVLGAFELQPLILIPMLYAPFHLYRHLKGTYGLSRFGAIWRVLVLSSFIWIVMASFVMLMTALVLT
- a CDS encoding phospholipase D-like domain-containing protein is translated as MADSETTFDYSDMDPFSAEAQGQSLTFYPAGKDRRAALLELVKSARTSLKVVFYIYAEDGIGEELRDALAEAAERGVDTVLLVDGFGAEASEQFFDRLKRAGGSVCRFSPRRTQRYLIRNHQKMVIVDDERAMFGGFNIEDDYFAPPEENGWNDIGIRLEGSAVEGLVDWFGRLKDWTDDDEAHFRAIRKTVKEWEWGEGVLRWLVGGPTRGLSTWARCVSEDLMRGKRLDMFMAYFSPPKRLLKRIGDIADRGEARLLMAGKSDNNATLGATRSLYDYLLKRGSKIWEFRPCKLHTKLVVLDDIVYVGSANFDMRSLYLNLEVMLRIEDADLAAKMREFLDHQIAASKRITPEEHAKRATLWNRFRWNLGWLLCNVMDYTVSRRLNLGL
- a CDS encoding DUF3072 domain-containing protein; its protein translation is MTAPQVSEHPKSDPASNAQKDPENWTTGDERMTGAQASYLKTLCEEAGTPDRYDTGLTKAEASQLIDELQAETGRGTD